The following proteins are encoded in a genomic region of Oryza brachyantha chromosome 11, ObraRS2, whole genome shotgun sequence:
- the LOC102705477 gene encoding uncharacterized protein LOC102705477 — translation MEEFTFFPGLAGEGQCKIPAASSSPRRDHLGGLGSPPPWVFAAVAEDDDGGEDEEKMDLLWEDFNEELARTPPVCPLSPLNIKGGGLTPMAKDAWLSAVDGGGGFGVIVAGGGEQLAKRDRSMYSGSIVRRRRRWSLLLMLRLLKNLFLAKNTRNARTAPI, via the coding sequence ATGGAAGAGTTCACCTTCTTCCCCGGCTTGGCAGGAGAAGGGCAGTGCAAGATTCcagcggcgtcgtcgtctcctcgTCGTGATCATCTCGGCGGCCTCGGCTCCCCTCCGCCGTGGgtgttcgccgccgtcgccgaggacgacgacggtggtgaGGATGAGGAGAAGATGGACCTGCTGTGGGAGGACTTCAACGAGGAGCTGGCGCGCACGCCGCCGGTGTGCCCTCTGAGCCCGCTCAACATCAAGGGCGGAGGGCTGACGCCGATGGCCAAGGACGCGTGGCTcagcgccgtcgacggcggcggtgggttCGGCGTCatcgtggccggcggcggcgagcagctggCGAAGCGTGACAGGAGCATGTACTCCGGCAGCAtcgtccggcgccgccggagatGGAGCCTGCTGCTGATGCTCAGGCTGCTCAAGAACCTCTTCTTGGCCAAGAACACGAGGAACGCAAGAACTGCACCGATCTGA